A stretch of Mustela nigripes isolate SB6536 chromosome 6, MUSNIG.SB6536, whole genome shotgun sequence DNA encodes these proteins:
- the LOC132020321 gene encoding olfactory receptor 10AD1: protein MSSLPYKQAAGLQQNSLHPHSMPVDPSSGSEISTANVITFMYQTPWRRSKTVDLRNSSTVTEFILVGFEQSSSSTRALLFALFLALYSLAMAMNGLIIFITWTDPRLNSPMYFFLGHLSFLDVCFITTTIPQMLIHLVVKNHIVSFVSCSTQMYLVFCAGVAECILLAFMAYDRYVAICYPLSYAQIMSRQVCVKLVSTAWFFGLINGIFLEYLSFRNPFCRDNHIENFFCEAPIVIALSCGDLQFSLKMIFADAIVVLLSPMVLIVISYARILASILGRASSSGRGKTFSTCASHLTVVILLYTSAMFSYMNPRSTHGPDKDKPFSLLYTIITPMCNPIIYSFRNKEMKGAMMRALRRTSLA, encoded by the exons ATGTCCTCCTTGCCCTATAAACAAGCTGCTGGTTTGCAGCAGAATTCACTACACCCTCACTCTATGCCTGTGGATCCCTCCTCTGGGTCTGAGATCAGCACAGCCAATGTCATCACCTTCATGTACCAAACTCCATGGAGAAG GTCCAAGACAGTGGACCTAAGGAACAGCAGCACAGTGACAGAATTTATCCTCGTGGGCTTTGAACAGAGCTCCTCTTCCACTCGGGCATTGCTCTTTGCACTCTTCCTAGCCCTCTACAGCCTTGCCATGGCCATGAATGGCCTCATCATCTTCATCACCTGGACAGACCCCAGGCTCAACagccccatgtacttcttccttggccacctgtccttcctggatgtctgtttcatcaccaccaccatcccacAGATGCTGATCCACCTGGTGGTCAAGAACCACATTGTCTCCTTTGTCTCTTGCTCGACCCAGATGTACTTGGTCTTCTGTGCAGGTGTGGCCGAATGCATCCTTTTAGCTTTTATGGCCTATGACCGTTATGTTGCCATCTGCTACCCACTCAGCTATGCTCAGATCATGAGCCGGCAGGTTTGTGTGAAGCTGGTGAGTACTGCCTGGTTCTTCGGGCTGATCAATGGCATCTTTCTTGAGTATCTGTCATTCCGGAATCCCTTCTGTAGAGACAACCACATAGAAAACTTCTTCTGTGAGGCCCCCATAGTAATTGCTCTCTCTTGTGGAGACCTTCAGTTTAGTCTGAAGATGATCTTTGCCGATGCCATCGTGGTGCTGCTCAGCCCCATGGTGCTCATTGTCATCTCCTATGCACGCATCCTGGCCTCCATCCTTGGCAGAGCCTCCTCCTCAGGTCGTGGAAAGACCTTCTCTACTTGTGCCTCCCACCTGACTGTGGTCATCCTTCTCTACACCTCAGCCATGTTCTCTTATATGAACCCTCGCAGCACACATGGCCCTGACAAAGACaagcctttctccctcctctacaCCATCATCACCCCAATGTGCAACCCCATCATCTATAGTTTTcgaaacaaggaaatgaagggaGCCATGATGAGGGCTCTTAGGAGGACCAGCCTGGCCTAA